Proteins encoded in a region of the Myxococcales bacterium genome:
- the dnaK gene encoding molecular chaperone DnaK, giving the protein MGKIIGIDLGTTNSCVAVVETSPAGKVDVKVIPNAEGARTTPSIVAFTASGERLVGQPAKRQAVTNAANTIYAAKRLIGRKKKSAEIEHHAARSPFKIIESPNGDAWIDVGGRQMSPPEVSAMVLVRMKEIAETYLGESVTDAVVTVPAYFDDAQRQATKDAGKIAGLNVRRIINEPTAAAIAYGLDKKQSERIAVYDLGGGTFDISILEISDGVFSVKSTNGDTYLGGEDFDLRIVDAVADQFFAEHKVDLRKDKMGLQRLKEAAEKAKHELSSSLETEINLPFIAVGAGGAPLHVIKTMTRAELELLTRDLVERSLEPCKKALEDAKLRTSDINTVVLVGGMTRMPAVSKAVKEYFGIEPSKGVNPDEVVAAGAALQGAALDGEQNVEVLLLDVTPLSMGVETGGGVFTPLIARNTTIPTERSEVFTTSLDNQSFVPIHVLQGERRMAADNRSLARFELAGIPPAPRGVPKIQVTFRIDANGVVSIDAKDLGTGRVQQVKVTSTSGLDKDEIDRIILESERFEATDAIRRELAELRNAAETLLYTTDAALEGYVDIVDADTLEETREAASRLRELVDSQGDIQSMRSAYQDLEARTFQLAEKLYGG; this is encoded by the coding sequence ATGGGCAAGATCATCGGCATCGATTTGGGTACGACCAACTCGTGCGTGGCCGTCGTCGAGACGAGCCCCGCGGGCAAGGTCGACGTGAAGGTCATCCCGAACGCCGAGGGGGCGCGCACGACACCGTCGATCGTCGCGTTCACGGCGAGCGGCGAGCGCTTGGTCGGGCAGCCGGCCAAGCGTCAGGCCGTGACCAACGCGGCGAACACGATTTACGCGGCGAAGCGCCTCATCGGGCGGAAGAAGAAGTCGGCGGAGATCGAGCATCACGCCGCGAGGTCGCCGTTCAAGATCATCGAGTCACCGAACGGCGACGCGTGGATCGACGTCGGGGGGCGCCAGATGTCGCCGCCCGAGGTGAGCGCGATGGTGCTCGTCCGCATGAAGGAGATCGCGGAGACGTACCTCGGCGAGTCCGTGACCGACGCCGTGGTCACGGTCCCCGCGTACTTCGACGACGCGCAACGACAGGCCACGAAAGACGCGGGCAAGATCGCGGGCCTCAACGTGCGGCGGATCATCAACGAGCCCACGGCCGCCGCCATCGCGTACGGCCTCGACAAGAAGCAGTCGGAGCGCATCGCGGTGTACGACCTCGGTGGAGGCACGTTCGATATTTCGATCCTCGAGATCTCCGACGGGGTCTTCAGCGTGAAGTCCACCAATGGCGACACCTACCTCGGCGGCGAGGACTTCGACCTGCGCATCGTCGACGCGGTGGCCGACCAGTTCTTCGCCGAGCACAAGGTCGACCTCCGCAAGGACAAGATGGGCCTCCAGCGCCTGAAGGAGGCCGCGGAGAAGGCCAAGCACGAGCTCTCTTCGTCGCTCGAGACCGAGATCAACCTGCCGTTCATCGCGGTTGGGGCGGGCGGCGCCCCGCTGCACGTCATCAAGACCATGACCCGGGCCGAGCTCGAGCTGCTCACCCGCGACCTGGTCGAGCGCAGCCTGGAGCCCTGCAAGAAGGCGCTCGAGGACGCGAAGCTCCGCACGAGCGACATCAACACCGTGGTGCTCGTCGGCGGCATGACGCGCATGCCCGCGGTCAGCAAGGCGGTGAAGGAGTACTTCGGCATCGAGCCGAGCAAGGGCGTCAACCCAGACGAGGTCGTGGCCGCCGGGGCCGCGCTCCAGGGCGCCGCGCTCGACGGCGAGCAGAACGTCGAGGTGTTGCTCCTCGACGTCACGCCGCTCTCGATGGGCGTCGAGACCGGCGGCGGCGTCTTCACGCCGCTCATCGCGCGCAACACGACGATCCCCACCGAGCGCAGCGAGGTCTTCACGACCAGCCTCGACAACCAGAGCTTCGTGCCGATCCACGTGCTCCAGGGCGAGCGCCGCATGGCCGCGGACAACCGCAGCCTCGCGAGGTTCGAGCTCGCGGGCATTCCCCCGGCACCGCGCGGAGTGCCGAAGATCCAGGTGACCTTCCGCATCGACGCCAACGGCGTGGTCTCGATCGACGCGAAGGACCTCGGCACGGGCCGCGTGCAGCAGGTGAAGGTCACGTCGACGAGCGGTCTCGACAAGGACGAGATCGACCGGATCATCCTCGAGAGCGAGCGCTTCGAGGCGACCGACGCCATTCGTCGCGAGCTCGCCGAGCTGCGAAACGCGGCCGAGACGCTCCTCTACACCACCGACGCGGCGCTCGAAGGCTACGTCGACATCGTCGACGCCGACACGCTCGAAGAGACCCGCGAGGCGGCGAGCCGACTGCGCGAGCTCGTCGACTCGCAGGGCGATATCCAGTCCATGCGCTCGGCCTACCAAGACCTCGAGGCGCGCACGTTCCAGCTCGCCGAAAAGCTCTACGGCGGCTGA
- a CDS encoding UvrD-helicase domain-containing protein — translation MPEDDDDLFGEEEADAGSAHELAAPADLSLNEPQARAVAHTAGPLLVFAGAGSGKTRVITYRIANLIARHHVPPFRLLAVTFTNKAAGEMRHRLEEMLGSQVREAWVGTFHATCARILRRYPEAAALSSGFVIYDTQDQRSIMTRALRALDLDEKRYPARAMLARVHKEKQEGRGPEDMALDSYLDEAAKRAYVAYEERMRAANAVDFEDLIWRVVGVLEAKDSAPPATREARDALLRRFSHVLVDEFQDTNGTQYRLLKALAARTRNLCVVGDDDQSIYRWRGADVRNIRGFRRDYPDAEVVKLEQNYRSSANIVRGALGVIAPSATREPKELFTENDEGGKVHVVETASERDEAAYVVRLVRDAVAGGVEPRNIAVFYRVHAQSRVLEEAMRAANLPYQVVGGMKFYERAEVKDALSYLRVLTNPKSDVDLLRVVNVPPRGIGKTTLDRLVLLANTLGVSVFQAMAHLEQAPEIGPPARKRLGQVRALLGALSEAAREQTPAETLRDVLAKTGYRAALEAEDSAESDSRLENLAELEGSLADFAAECEARGERATVEGFLERVSLNSDLDALAETGRATLMTIHSAKGLEFDVVLVTGLEEDMFPYKGMDLRGDEELDEERRLAYVAVTRARQHLVLTYAKTRQIFGTTRLAAPSRFLRDLPRDVVHASATSAAKGAEAVRYADAPTRARASGDFHHPQARFHAPQARPAPPVAPGERYVDHDDADLAHDDGGGTELRRGARVRHKKFGIGQVVKTLELGEPAVVAFFPGWGEMKVLARFLEPG, via the coding sequence GTGCCCGAGGACGACGACGATCTGTTCGGCGAGGAAGAGGCAGACGCCGGCAGCGCGCACGAGCTCGCCGCCCCCGCCGACCTCTCGCTGAACGAGCCCCAGGCGCGCGCCGTCGCCCACACCGCGGGGCCCCTGCTGGTGTTCGCGGGGGCGGGGAGCGGCAAGACCCGCGTGATCACCTACCGAATCGCGAACCTGATCGCGCGGCACCACGTGCCGCCGTTCCGGCTGCTCGCCGTCACGTTCACGAACAAGGCCGCGGGCGAAATGCGTCATCGGCTCGAGGAGATGCTCGGCTCGCAGGTCCGCGAGGCGTGGGTAGGCACCTTCCACGCGACCTGCGCGCGCATCCTCCGCCGGTACCCGGAGGCCGCGGCGCTGAGCTCCGGGTTCGTCATCTACGACACGCAGGACCAGCGCTCGATCATGACGCGGGCGCTCCGCGCGCTCGATCTCGACGAGAAGCGCTACCCGGCGCGGGCGATGCTCGCCCGGGTCCACAAGGAGAAGCAGGAGGGCCGCGGGCCCGAGGACATGGCGCTCGATTCGTACCTGGACGAGGCGGCCAAGCGCGCCTACGTCGCCTATGAGGAGCGCATGCGGGCCGCGAACGCGGTCGATTTCGAGGACCTCATCTGGCGCGTCGTGGGCGTGCTCGAGGCGAAGGACTCCGCCCCCCCAGCGACGCGCGAGGCACGAGACGCGCTCCTGCGCCGCTTCTCGCACGTGCTGGTCGACGAGTTTCAGGACACGAACGGCACGCAGTACCGGCTGCTCAAGGCGCTCGCCGCGCGCACCCGCAACCTCTGCGTCGTGGGCGACGACGACCAGTCGATCTACCGGTGGCGCGGCGCCGACGTGCGCAACATCCGGGGCTTTCGGCGCGACTACCCCGACGCCGAGGTGGTCAAGCTCGAGCAGAACTACCGCTCCTCCGCCAACATCGTGCGCGGGGCGCTGGGGGTCATCGCCCCCTCGGCCACGCGCGAGCCGAAGGAGCTCTTCACCGAGAACGACGAGGGCGGGAAGGTCCACGTCGTCGAGACCGCGTCCGAGCGCGACGAGGCCGCCTACGTCGTGCGGCTCGTGCGCGACGCCGTGGCGGGCGGGGTGGAGCCGCGGAATATTGCTGTATTCTACAGGGTTCACGCGCAGTCGCGCGTACTGGAAGAGGCGATGCGCGCCGCCAATCTGCCCTATCAGGTGGTCGGGGGGATGAAGTTTTACGAGCGGGCGGAGGTGAAGGACGCCCTCTCCTACCTGCGCGTGCTCACCAACCCGAAGAGCGACGTCGACCTCCTGCGGGTGGTGAACGTCCCTCCACGCGGGATCGGGAAGACCACGCTCGACCGCCTCGTGTTGCTCGCGAACACCCTGGGCGTGTCGGTGTTCCAGGCGATGGCCCACCTCGAGCAGGCCCCCGAGATCGGCCCGCCGGCGCGCAAGCGCCTCGGGCAGGTGCGCGCGCTGCTGGGCGCCCTCTCCGAGGCCGCGCGGGAGCAGACCCCCGCGGAGACGCTCCGCGACGTGCTCGCGAAGACCGGCTACCGCGCCGCGCTAGAGGCCGAAGACAGCGCCGAGTCGGACTCGCGGCTCGAGAACCTGGCCGAGCTCGAGGGCTCGCTCGCCGACTTCGCGGCCGAGTGCGAGGCGCGGGGAGAGCGCGCGACGGTGGAGGGGTTCCTGGAGCGCGTGTCGCTGAACTCCGACCTCGACGCCCTCGCGGAGACGGGCCGCGCCACCCTCATGACCATCCACAGCGCGAAGGGCCTCGAGTTCGACGTCGTGCTCGTGACGGGCCTCGAGGAGGACATGTTCCCCTACAAGGGCATGGACCTCCGCGGTGACGAGGAGCTCGACGAGGAGCGGCGCCTCGCGTACGTCGCCGTGACCCGCGCGCGCCAGCACCTCGTGCTGACCTACGCCAAGACCCGCCAGATCTTCGGCACGACGCGCCTCGCGGCGCCGAGCCGGTTTCTACGCGATCTCCCGCGCGACGTGGTGCACGCGAGCGCCACCTCCGCCGCGAAGGGCGCGGAGGCCGTGCGCTACGCCGACGCGCCGACGCGCGCCCGCGCGAGCGGAGACTTTCACCACCCGCAGGCCCGCTTCCACGCCCCGCAGGCCCGGCCGGCCCCCCCTGTCGCGCCGGGCGAGCGCTACGTGGACCACGACGACGCGGATCTCGCGCACGACGACGGCGGCGGGACAGAGCTGCGCCGCGGCGCGCGCGTGCGGCACAAGAAGTTCGGGATCGGCCAGGTGGTCAAGACCCTGGAGCTCGGCGAGCCGGCGGTCGTCGCGTTCTTTCCCGGGTGGGGCGAGATGAAGGTGCTCGCGAGGTTCCTCGAGCCTGGGTGA
- a CDS encoding GNAT family N-acetyltransferase: MSVRALAPGDLDAVVDLDRRITGGARRAYFERRLAVAQADPTGHVQFGLAAGAELRGFALGRLGGGEFGGRAPSLVLEAVGVEPGLQGQGLGRVLVDALAERARARSAQTLVTQADWRDNRMLPFLARAGFALGPRMLLERRVQRMPLAATEEEFERPPPLIRHLRASDLPMIARIDARITGEDRARYLAKKVDAALRESAIVVSLVAEDDGFVVAFAMARVDLGDFGHVGPTGSLDTIGVNPDVAGRGFARALLAQLLDNLAALHVEALETEVARESFELLRFLYRFGFGASPRLSFSRAL, from the coding sequence GTGAGCGTGAGGGCGCTCGCGCCTGGCGATCTCGACGCGGTCGTCGATCTCGATCGACGGATCACGGGCGGGGCGCGCCGCGCCTATTTCGAGCGACGACTCGCCGTCGCGCAGGCCGATCCGACGGGCCACGTCCAGTTCGGGCTCGCGGCGGGCGCCGAGCTGCGCGGCTTCGCGCTCGGGCGCCTCGGCGGCGGCGAGTTCGGTGGTCGGGCCCCCTCCCTCGTGCTCGAAGCGGTGGGCGTCGAGCCTGGCCTCCAGGGCCAGGGTCTTGGGCGCGTGCTGGTGGACGCGCTCGCGGAGCGGGCCCGTGCGCGCTCGGCGCAGACGCTCGTCACTCAGGCCGACTGGCGCGACAACCGCATGCTCCCCTTCTTGGCGCGCGCCGGCTTCGCCCTCGGTCCGCGCATGCTGCTCGAGCGGCGCGTTCAGCGCATGCCGCTGGCAGCCACCGAGGAGGAGTTTGAGCGGCCCCCTCCGCTCATCCGCCACCTGCGTGCCAGTGATCTCCCCATGATCGCGCGGATCGACGCGCGCATCACGGGGGAGGATCGCGCGCGTTATCTCGCCAAGAAAGTGGACGCCGCGCTCCGCGAGTCGGCGATCGTCGTGTCGCTCGTGGCGGAGGACGACGGCTTCGTCGTCGCCTTCGCCATGGCGCGCGTGGACCTCGGCGACTTCGGCCACGTCGGGCCGACAGGCTCCCTCGACACCATCGGGGTGAACCCCGATGTCGCCGGACGCGGCTTCGCGCGAGCCCTGCTCGCGCAGCTACTCGACAACCTCGCGGCGCTCCACGTGGAGGCGCTCGAGACCGAGGTCGCGCGGGAGTCGTTCGAGCTCCTTCGCTTCCTCTACCGCTTCGGCTTCGGGGCGTCGCCGCGCCTGTCGTTCTCGCGCGCCCTCTGA
- a CDS encoding nucleotide exchange factor GrpE, whose protein sequence is MSDPTPEVKPAGGEPPTEPTEATEAVAAKAEEKAPPTPPTPDELVAQAKAEAAKTKEQLLRTAADFDNFRKRSRKEIEDARKAGKEDLLKDFLPVFDNLERGMQSAKNATDVSAVAEGLSMVLRQFIDTLGKQGITKVPTVGTPFDPSVHEAIQQVESDEPVGHVVAEVQSGYVQAGRLVRAAFVVVAKPRAS, encoded by the coding sequence ATGAGTGATCCGACCCCTGAAGTGAAGCCCGCAGGCGGAGAACCCCCGACCGAGCCGACCGAGGCGACCGAGGCCGTCGCCGCCAAGGCGGAGGAGAAGGCGCCGCCCACGCCGCCGACACCCGACGAGCTCGTCGCGCAAGCGAAGGCCGAGGCCGCGAAGACCAAGGAGCAGCTGCTCCGCACGGCCGCCGACTTCGACAACTTCCGCAAGCGCTCGCGCAAAGAGATCGAGGACGCGCGGAAGGCCGGCAAGGAGGACCTCCTGAAGGACTTCCTCCCCGTCTTCGACAACCTCGAGCGCGGAATGCAGAGCGCCAAGAACGCCACGGACGTCTCGGCCGTCGCCGAGGGGCTCTCGATGGTGCTGCGCCAGTTCATCGACACGCTCGGCAAGCAAGGCATCACCAAGGTGCCCACGGTGGGGACGCCCTTCGATCCCTCGGTCCACGAGGCGATCCAGCAGGTCGAGAGCGACGAGCCGGTGGGCCACGTCGTCGCCGAGGTTCAGTCTGGCTACGTCCAGGCGGGCCGCCTCGTGCGCGCGGCGTTCGTCGTCGTGGCGAAGCCGAGAGCCTCCTGA